The following coding sequences are from one Thermoplasmatales archaeon window:
- a CDS encoding 2,3-bisphosphoglycerate-independent phosphoglycerate mutase has protein sequence MILLAILDGWGYTNNKIGNAIYYAKKPNLERYWRSFSKTLLGASGEDVGLPSWLAGNSEVGHINIGAGRIVEQESLKILKSIENGDFFENKVLNEAMKRAKKSRLHLMGLIGDGGVHSMMEHLYGLLEMAKIKGVKEVYIHSFLDGRDTPPKSAIGYIKQLEDKISEIGVGEIASLIGRYFAMDRDRRWDRIKKAYDMLVKGRRRKVINAEEGIKVAYMQGETDEFISPTVINEKGRIKNGDVVIFFNFRPDRARQLTEVFVKEDFNAFPRLPIKVHFVTLTKYDTSLPVPSAFESQIVNNTLGEIISLNGLKQVRIAETEKYAHVTYFFNGGREEAFKGEERILTPSPKVATYDMKPEMSAYEITEIALKNMEKYDFIVINYANLDMVGHTGSWDATLKAIEVVDECIGKLVDKVLSKRGIAIITADHGNAEEMFDGNEIKTSHTKNPVPFIVAGLDVNLKKGVLGNIAPTILEIMELEKPKEMIESLIT, from the coding sequence ATGATTTTACTTGCCATACTTGACGGATGGGGATATACAAACAATAAAATAGGCAATGCGATTTATTATGCAAAGAAGCCAAATCTTGAAAGATACTGGAGAAGCTTTTCTAAAACATTGCTTGGAGCAAGTGGTGAGGATGTTGGCTTACCTTCATGGCTCGCTGGCAATTCAGAAGTAGGGCATATAAATATAGGAGCGGGAAGAATTGTTGAGCAGGAATCTCTTAAAATTTTGAAAAGCATTGAGAATGGCGATTTTTTTGAAAATAAGGTTTTAAATGAAGCAATGAAAAGAGCAAAGAAAAGCAGGTTGCATCTAATGGGCTTAATAGGAGATGGAGGAGTTCATTCAATGATGGAGCATTTATATGGCCTTCTTGAAATGGCAAAAATTAAAGGAGTAAAAGAAGTATATATTCACTCCTTCCTTGATGGAAGAGATACTCCTCCTAAGAGTGCAATTGGTTATATAAAGCAACTGGAAGATAAAATAAGCGAGATTGGAGTGGGTGAAATAGCGAGCTTAATCGGAAGATATTTTGCAATGGATAGAGACAGAAGATGGGATAGAATAAAAAAAGCATATGATATGCTTGTAAAGGGGAGGAGGAGAAAAGTAATAAATGCGGAAGAAGGAATAAAAGTAGCCTATATGCAAGGCGAAACAGATGAATTTATAAGTCCTACGGTAATAAATGAAAAGGGAAGAATAAAAAATGGAGATGTTGTTATATTCTTCAATTTCCGCCCTGATAGAGCCCGCCAGCTAACTGAAGTATTTGTAAAGGAAGATTTTAATGCATTTCCTCGCTTGCCAATAAAAGTCCATTTTGTAACTCTAACAAAATACGATACTTCCCTGCCTGTGCCTTCCGCCTTTGAGAGCCAAATTGTAAATAATACACTCGGTGAAATAATTTCTTTAAACGGGCTAAAGCAAGTTAGGATTGCAGAAACAGAAAAATACGCCCATGTAACCTATTTTTTTAATGGAGGGAGGGAAGAGGCATTTAAAGGAGAGGAAAGAATTCTTACCCCTTCTCCCAAGGTTGCAACATATGATATGAAACCTGAAATGAGTGCTTATGAAATCACTGAAATTGCACTAAAAAATATGGAAAAATATGATTTTATTGTTATAAATTATGCAAATCTAGATATGGTTGGGCATACTGGCTCATGGGATGCTACTTTAAAGGCAATTGAAGTAGTGGATGAATGCATTGGAAAATTAGTTGATAAAGTTCTCAGCAAAAGAGGTATTGCAATAATAACCGCAGACCATGGAAATGCGGAAGAAATGTTCGATGGCAACGAAATTAAAACATCTCATACAAAAAATCCAGTTCCATTTATTGTTGCTGGTTTAGATGTAAATTTGAAGAAAGGGGTTTTAGGAAATATAGCACCAACAATTTTAGAGATAATGGAACTGGAGAAACCAAAAGAAATGATTGAAAGTTTGATAACATAA
- a CDS encoding ZIP family metal transporter translates to MLEYLKNFDPVIQAFIASFFTWGLTALGSSIVFLTKEMNKKLLKSMLGFAGGVMISASFWSLLAPSIEMMKGKNFPWFPAIAGFLTGSIFLLIIDRILPHLHFGLETSEAEGIKTRWRRTTLLVLAITLHNIPEGLAIGVAFGAVASGASFYGAIALAIGIGIQNFPEGMAISMPLKGEGFSSLRSFWYGQLSALVEPIFAVIGAFATSIFKSILPYALAFAAGAMIFVVVEEIIPESQRGGNSDLATISAIIGFAVMMFLDVAFG, encoded by the coding sequence ATGCTGGAATATTTAAAAAATTTTGATCCAGTAATACAGGCATTTATTGCGAGTTTTTTTACCTGGGGGCTAACCGCACTTGGCTCATCAATTGTTTTTCTCACCAAAGAGATGAACAAAAAATTGTTGAAAAGCATGCTTGGATTTGCTGGTGGTGTTATGATTTCAGCAAGTTTTTGGTCATTACTTGCACCATCTATTGAGATGATGAAAGGAAAAAATTTTCCATGGTTTCCCGCAATTGCAGGATTTTTAACAGGAAGTATATTTCTTTTGATTATTGACAGAATTCTTCCTCACCTCCATTTTGGTCTTGAAACAAGCGAAGCGGAGGGAATAAAAACAAGATGGCGCAGAACAACATTGCTTGTCCTTGCAATAACCCTACATAATATCCCAGAAGGTTTGGCTATCGGTGTTGCTTTTGGAGCGGTGGCTTCTGGGGCATCTTTTTATGGGGCGATAGCATTAGCAATTGGTATAGGAATACAAAATTTTCCCGAAGGGATGGCCATTTCCATGCCTTTAAAAGGAGAGGGGTTCTCTTCCTTGAGAAGTTTCTGGTATGGTCAACTATCTGCACTTGTTGAGCCAATTTTTGCGGTAATAGGTGCTTTTGCAACTTCTATTTTTAAATCAATTCTCCCATATGCTCTTGCTTTTGCAGCTGGGGCAATGATTTTTGTTGTTGTGGAGGAAATTATTCCTGAATCACAAAGAGGAGGAAATTCAGATCTTGCCACCATTTCCGCTATAATTGGATTTGCGGTTATGATGTTTTTAGATGTTGCTTTTGGATAA
- a CDS encoding Mut7-C RNAse domain-containing protein produces the protein MLGKLAKWLRIIGYDVLYLKNMEDEKIIENAMKEGRILLTRDKKLAEKYKNSLYIEEKDIDSQIKRVVEAFKISMEEENFLSRCTICNVEIEKIEKEKVKGKVPENVFENMSEFWICKNCGRIYWAGTHWKNMKEKIDKIVS, from the coding sequence ATGCTGGGAAAGCTTGCAAAATGGCTCCGCATAATTGGGTATGATGTTTTATATTTAAAAAATATGGAAGATGAGAAAATAATTGAAAATGCGATGAAGGAAGGGAGAATTTTGCTTACAAGAGATAAAAAACTTGCAGAAAAATACAAAAATTCCCTATATATAGAGGAAAAAGATATAGATAGCCAAATAAAAAGAGTGGTTGAGGCATTTAAAATAAGCATGGAAGAAGAAAATTTCCTTTCGAGATGTACAATTTGCAATGTTGAAATAGAGAAAATAGAAAAGGAAAAGGTGAAAGGAAAAGTCCCAGAAAATGTTTTTGAAAATATGAGCGAATTCTGGATTTGCAAAAATTGCGGGAGAATATACTGGGCGGGCACACATTGGAAGAATATGAAGGAAAAAATAGATAAAATAGTTAGTTAA
- a CDS encoding transglutaminase family protein, with the protein MISWIEKGYIMPWRMFRNVVRTMPALLLTMAKHPRLVIQQHMGEKVEWFKNKPNYGIPEYREGMKFCKSNERYLRPTHLCNCRAKEIIAMANELGAFKKSEWEYAESVFNFVKRNIKLAFVPMTDVVETLKNGCGTCVHQLSLFAALCRAGGLKARYHLYTLALIEPMYKAMVEVSPIVKGWYDAFGTFMLHGTAQVMIDGEWVVADPTFCPEDEAAMGIPLAKLGDEPTGIWNYPVKDTEVFLEGLPYGVGVGWDFFVKILGPKEAQKVNESLERERKRGEKILKEMGEENYDRMVREKYKAKIPKITLEKCSNIVFK; encoded by the coding sequence ATGATATCTTGGATAGAAAAAGGATATATAATGCCATGGAGGATGTTTAGAAATGTAGTCAGGACTATGCCCGCTTTATTATTAACCATGGCAAAACATCCTCGCCTTGTAATTCAGCAACATATGGGAGAAAAGGTTGAATGGTTTAAAAATAAGCCAAATTATGGAATACCAGAATATAGGGAAGGTATGAAATTTTGCAAATCAAATGAAAGATATCTCCGCCCAACTCATTTATGCAATTGCCGTGCAAAAGAGATAATTGCGATGGCAAACGAGCTAGGAGCTTTTAAAAAAAGTGAATGGGAATATGCGGAAAGCGTCTTCAACTTTGTAAAGAGAAATATCAAGCTTGCATTTGTGCCCATGACTGATGTGGTGGAAACACTTAAAAACGGCTGTGGAACATGTGTCCATCAGCTTTCCCTTTTCGCTGCCCTCTGCAGGGCGGGCGGGCTGAAAGCAAGATATCATCTCTACACTCTTGCCTTAATAGAGCCGATGTATAAAGCGATGGTTGAAGTTTCACCTATAGTAAAGGGATGGTATGATGCTTTTGGAACATTTATGCTTCATGGAACCGCACAGGTTATGATAGATGGCGAGTGGGTTGTTGCGGACCCAACATTTTGTCCTGAGGATGAAGCTGCAATGGGAATTCCTCTCGCAAAGCTTGGAGACGAGCCAACAGGGATATGGAATTATCCAGTAAAAGATACAGAAGTATTTTTAGAAGGTCTTCCTTATGGAGTAGGAGTAGGTTGGGATTTCTTTGTAAAGATTCTAGGCCCGAAGGAGGCGCAGAAAGTAAATGAAAGCCTGGAGAGGGAGAGGAAAAGAGGGGAGAAGATCTTAAAGGAAATGGGGGAGGAAAATTATGACAGGATGGTAAGAGAAAAATATAAGGCAAAGATACCAAAAATAACTCTTGAAAAGTGTTCAAATATTGTATTCAAATGA
- a CDS encoding serine--tRNA ligase → MKFDLECSVTTSKPVEKENLAPFFANLSIDAELRWEIKENKIFLRIISEKRRSHEWALRIVKKLEEFLGRMKIGVRDLHLERYEVEFELDKEPMKSISIPFADVEIKDKNAKIVISDKGEEFLRENYVDRIIKRINEKISTQYYEGKKEYWNLIWQSKEKKIFWDKDPSEEMIRLGWIKLMGKGKWFYFPPAAAIMRAMERIAINEVIAPLGFSEIIQPMHVSFDTWIRTGHLEGMPGEIYYICEPKSREAKEWENFVDLLKIRKEVSEEELIKNLKPPKEGVCYAQCPNIYASLAGKTIAEDSLPLLIFDRSTPSDRYEAGGKHGIERVDEFHRIEIVYIGTKEQLIEVREKLMARYRHVFDEILDLEWRMAKVTPFYLQQAGLVASEEDEIKGTIDFEAYLPYRGDRSEEWLEIQNISIVGDKYVKAFNIKAQKSDLWSGCSGIGLERWTVAFLAQKGIYPENWPERFRKYLPNLSEMPKFL, encoded by the coding sequence ATGAAATTTGATCTGGAATGTAGTGTGACAACAAGCAAGCCAGTAGAAAAAGAAAATTTGGCGCCATTTTTTGCTAATTTATCAATTGATGCAGAATTGAGGTGGGAAATAAAAGAAAATAAGATTTTTTTAAGAATAATTTCTGAAAAAAGGAGGAGCCATGAATGGGCTTTAAGGATAGTAAAAAAACTAGAAGAATTTCTCGGAAGAATGAAAATAGGGGTTAGAGATTTGCATCTTGAAAGATATGAGGTTGAGTTTGAATTGGATAAAGAGCCAATGAAAAGCATATCAATTCCATTTGCTGATGTTGAAATAAAAGATAAAAATGCAAAAATTGTTATCTCCGATAAAGGAGAGGAATTTCTGAGAGAAAATTATGTTGATAGGATAATAAAAAGAATAAATGAGAAAATATCCACTCAATACTATGAAGGGAAAAAGGAATACTGGAATTTAATCTGGCAGAGCAAGGAAAAGAAAATTTTTTGGGATAAAGACCCTTCTGAAGAAATGATAAGGCTGGGATGGATAAAGTTAATGGGGAAAGGAAAATGGTTCTACTTCCCGCCAGCAGCCGCAATCATGCGGGCGATGGAGAGGATTGCAATAAATGAAGTTATTGCTCCTCTTGGCTTTTCAGAAATAATTCAGCCGATGCATGTTTCCTTTGATACTTGGATAAGAACGGGCCATCTGGAAGGCATGCCAGGAGAAATTTATTATATATGTGAGCCAAAGAGCAGGGAAGCAAAAGAATGGGAGAATTTTGTTGATCTGCTTAAAATAAGGAAAGAAGTGAGCGAGGAGGAATTGATTAAAAATTTGAAACCGCCAAAAGAAGGAGTATGTTATGCCCAGTGCCCTAATATCTATGCATCTCTTGCTGGAAAGACAATTGCAGAAGATAGCTTACCATTGCTAATATTTGATCGCTCTACCCCATCTGATAGATATGAAGCGGGTGGGAAACATGGAATTGAGAGAGTTGATGAATTTCACAGGATAGAAATTGTATATATTGGAACAAAAGAACAGCTTATTGAAGTTAGAGAAAAATTGATGGCTAGGTATAGGCATGTATTTGATGAAATTCTTGACTTAGAATGGAGGATGGCAAAAGTAACCCCCTTCTATCTCCAGCAGGCGGGCTTAGTCGCGAGCGAAGAAGATGAAATAAAAGGAACAATAGATTTCGAGGCATATCTTCCTTACAGAGGAGATAGAAGCGAGGAATGGCTGGAGATACAGAATATTTCAATAGTAGGGGATAAATATGTAAAGGCATTCAATATAAAAGCTCAAAAAAGCGATTTATGGAGCGGTTGTTCTGGAATTGGGTTAGAAAGATGGACGGTTGCATTTCTTGCTCAAAAAGGAATTTACCCAGAGAACTGGCCAGAAAGATTTAGAAAATATCTTCCAAATCTGTCAGAAATGCCAAAGTTTCTTTAG
- a CDS encoding phosphoribosylglycinamide formyltransferase, translating to MLSVGVLASGRGTNLQAIMDACEKKIINARVEVVISDNENAFALERASKKGIEAIYVDGKDKRKHEEEIDKIFERKGVELIVGAGYMRILSPWFINRWKYRIINIHPSLLPSFKGIDAQKQALEYGVKIAGCTTHFMDELPDHGPIILQAAVKVKEDDTRDTLAERILQVEHQILPRSIDLFEKKRLIVEGRKVRILPGDTWLDRYRYPDVLYSEGY from the coding sequence ATGCTCTCTGTTGGAGTGCTTGCTTCTGGAAGAGGAACAAATTTACAGGCAATAATGGATGCTTGTGAAAAGAAAATAATAAATGCAAGAGTTGAGGTAGTTATAAGCGATAATGAGAATGCATTTGCTCTGGAAAGGGCAAGTAAAAAAGGAATAGAGGCAATATATGTGGATGGAAAGGATAAAAGAAAGCATGAAGAGGAAATAGATAAAATATTTGAAAGAAAAGGTGTTGAATTGATTGTTGGAGCTGGCTATATGCGAATTCTCTCACCCTGGTTCATAAACAGATGGAAATACAGGATAATAAATATACATCCTTCATTGCTTCCCTCATTTAAAGGAATAGATGCCCAGAAACAAGCTTTGGAATATGGAGTTAAAATAGCGGGTTGCACAACCCACTTTATGGATGAATTGCCCGACCATGGCCCAATAATATTGCAAGCAGCGGTAAAAGTAAAGGAAGATGATACAAGAGATACTCTTGCGGAAAGAATTCTACAGGTTGAGCACCAGATATTGCCAAGAAGTATAGACCTGTTCGAAAAAAAGAGGTTGATAGTGGAAGGAAGAAAAGTAAGAATATTACCAGGCGACACATGGCTTGACAGATATCGCTACCCAGATGTATTATATTCAGAAGGATACTAA
- a CDS encoding phosphoadenosine phosphosulfate reductase family protein: MIYLGKIPLKYCEDCNLPVLKERCSCGSVAKEVKITPPGDVRPSFDFDREMIKKKIIEEFGDYYLPENTILNAIPSIDRSDEVIIDGKVAGIFYYDIFYKKFYFQPRPWYMSLLEIKKGYVIADRGAEEAILKTSNLMAPGIVEIDGNVRKGDEVVILNKEGEVIATGKARMNADEMKRGMAIKVRWRGKEEKCERKEENGWKKIIEENGDVIEETEKKAISFIEKIANRYNIPKSVSFSGGKDSLATLLLAMEGGYDFPMLFIDTGLEFDETKRHVHEVADKFGINLIEESAGNIFWESIDFFGPPARDYRWCCKTCKLGVAGRAIRKNFGSSVLSFIGQRRYESFGREKHGSIWKNPWVHGQIGASPIQNWSAMHVWLYLFNKKVKWNKLYEEGFSRIGCWLCPACDLAEFEIKKHERWDDFNEFLIKFSKKNNLPEEWISLGLWRWREKPKWFDKPYEIKMEREYVIEGNEERIKNFMKMLGEKRNEETVKDLIYRAINCVGCGICVSKCEQGAIYLKDGKAWVNDKCIHCLKCMEECPVIVFR, encoded by the coding sequence GTGATTTATTTAGGAAAAATACCGCTTAAATATTGTGAGGATTGCAATCTTCCCGTTCTAAAGGAGAGATGCTCCTGTGGAAGCGTGGCAAAAGAAGTAAAGATTACCCCTCCAGGGGATGTGCGCCCTTCATTTGATTTTGATAGAGAAATGATAAAGAAAAAAATAATTGAAGAATTTGGTGACTATTATCTGCCGGAAAATACAATTTTGAATGCTATTCCATCTATAGATAGGAGTGATGAGGTGATTATTGATGGGAAAGTTGCCGGAATTTTTTATTATGATATTTTCTACAAAAAATTTTATTTTCAGCCTCGTCCCTGGTATATGTCTTTGTTGGAGATAAAAAAAGGATATGTTATTGCGGATAGGGGGGCGGAAGAAGCGATATTGAAAACATCAAATTTGATGGCTCCCGGAATAGTTGAAATTGATGGAAATGTTAGAAAAGGAGATGAAGTAGTTATTTTAAATAAGGAAGGAGAGGTGATCGCAACTGGGAAAGCAAGAATGAATGCGGATGAAATGAAAAGAGGAATGGCGATAAAGGTGAGATGGAGAGGGAAAGAAGAAAAATGTGAAAGGAAAGAAGAAAATGGATGGAAAAAGATCATTGAGGAAAATGGTGATGTGATAGAAGAGACGGAAAAGAAGGCAATTTCCTTCATTGAAAAAATTGCAAATAGATATAATATTCCAAAAAGTGTTTCATTTAGCGGAGGAAAAGATAGCCTTGCAACCCTTCTTTTAGCTATGGAAGGTGGATATGATTTTCCAATGCTATTTATAGACACTGGCTTGGAGTTTGATGAAACAAAAAGACATGTGCATGAAGTTGCGGATAAATTTGGAATTAATTTAATAGAGGAAAGTGCGGGCAATATATTCTGGGAAAGCATTGATTTTTTTGGTCCTCCTGCAAGAGATTATAGGTGGTGCTGTAAAACATGCAAGCTTGGCGTCGCGGGAAGAGCTATAAGAAAAAATTTCGGTTCAAGTGTTCTTTCTTTTATAGGCCAGAGAAGATATGAATCTTTTGGAAGGGAAAAGCATGGAAGTATCTGGAAAAATCCATGGGTGCATGGGCAAATAGGTGCCTCACCCATCCAGAACTGGAGTGCAATGCATGTTTGGCTGTATCTATTCAATAAAAAGGTTAAATGGAATAAATTATATGAGGAAGGATTTAGCAGGATTGGTTGCTGGCTGTGCCCCGCTTGCGATCTTGCGGAGTTTGAGATTAAAAAGCACGAGAGATGGGATGATTTTAATGAATTCCTGATTAAATTTTCGAAGAAAAATAATTTGCCCGAGGAATGGATAAGCCTGGGATTATGGAGATGGAGGGAAAAGCCAAAATGGTTTGATAAACCCTATGAAATAAAGATGGAAAGAGAATATGTTATAGAAGGAAATGAAGAAAGGATAAAAAATTTTATGAAGATGCTGGGGGAAAAGAGAAATGAGGAAACAGTAAAGGATTTGATTTACAGGGCAATAAATTGCGTTGGATGCGGAATATGTGTTTCGAAATGTGAACAAGGAGCAATTTATTTAAAAGATGGAAAGGCATGGGTAAACGATAAATGCATTCATTGCTTAAAATGTATGGAAGAGTGTCCTGTAATTGTTTTTAGATAA
- the mvk gene encoding mevalonate kinase gives MVVAISPGKIILFGEHGVVYGKPCLSVAISLKVAISVEKSDSTKINDDPLNEKKHSYISKAIEKLWKEGGGVSISTFSQIPSASGLGSSAALTTACVASLLSMNGKFSLPEVARKSFEVEYDVQKIASPNDTSVCAKGGAIFVSNKRGDNFLWSIEKDGKEWYIHSVELPPMKFVIGNTGAKSKTPLVVKKVEKFVKQSSFAKELLEEMEDIVIEGKKALEKNDYVGLGEIMNKNQKILHTIGASSREIEKLIDITRKAGAYGAKLTGAGGGGSVIAISDEPEKIVKEMRSRDCDAFVVSVAKEGVKVWS, from the coding sequence ATGGTGGTTGCAATATCTCCAGGAAAAATAATACTTTTCGGGGAGCATGGAGTTGTATATGGTAAGCCATGTCTATCTGTTGCAATATCCCTCAAAGTTGCGATCAGTGTTGAAAAAAGCGATTCAACAAAAATAAATGACGATCCCTTAAATGAAAAAAAACACTCTTATATATCAAAAGCTATAGAAAAATTATGGAAAGAAGGAGGAGGAGTTTCAATTTCAACTTTTTCTCAAATTCCGTCTGCAAGCGGGCTTGGTTCATCTGCAGCTTTAACAACCGCTTGCGTCGCATCCCTCCTTTCAATGAATGGAAAATTTAGCCTTCCAGAGGTTGCTAGAAAAAGTTTTGAAGTGGAGTATGATGTTCAGAAAATAGCTAGTCCAAATGATACATCAGTTTGTGCAAAAGGCGGGGCTATTTTTGTATCAAATAAAAGGGGGGATAATTTTTTATGGTCAATAGAAAAGGATGGGAAGGAATGGTACATACACTCTGTAGAATTGCCACCGATGAAATTTGTTATTGGCAATACTGGAGCTAAATCAAAAACACCATTGGTTGTAAAAAAAGTTGAGAAATTTGTAAAACAATCATCTTTTGCAAAGGAATTGCTGGAAGAAATGGAGGATATAGTTATTGAAGGCAAAAAAGCCCTCGAAAAAAATGATTACGTTGGGCTCGGCGAAATAATGAATAAAAATCAGAAAATTCTTCACACGATTGGAGCTAGTTCAAGGGAAATCGAAAAGCTAATAGATATTACCAGGAAGGCGGGAGCATATGGTGCAAAACTTACAGGAGCTGGGGGAGGAGGGAGCGTAATAGCAATAAGTGATGAGCCAGAAAAAATTGTTAAGGAGATGAGAAGCAGGGATTGCGATGCATTTGTTGTTTCGGTTGCAAAGGAAGGAGTTAAGGTTTGGAGTTGA
- a CDS encoding glutamine synthetase, translated as MESISEKIKKNNIKWVQIHFVDLMGRLRVLHLPSSKFFSEDIFKSGINFDGSSVGISSIEKSDMILIPDKETFSILPHENDEAKIMADIYDANLNPSPFDSRRILKSAVKELKDYEVKISPEIEFYVIREVHDMPKKGGYFAPPPFDEMKNFRKCLSEILAQSGYNIKYHHHETGSNQHEIEIGEMDAISSADFCIYFKYIAREIAKRHGIKITFMPKPFSDDAGSGMHIHISLYKNGKNVFYDRNDEYGLSKIARFFIGGVLSHARGISLLSNPTSNSYKRLVPNFEAPVYVAWARHNRSSLIRIPAKKEVDIEIRNGDPSANPYLFFSAVIYAGIDGIRNKIEFEPVEENIYEMDEEEIKRRKIKKLPSTLIEAVEEFEKDEVIRNAIGEASKTIVERKRMEWNEYMLEVTPVDYRLYMDC; from the coding sequence ATGGAAAGCATATCGGAGAAAATAAAAAAGAATAATATAAAATGGGTCCAGATCCATTTTGTTGACTTGATGGGAAGGCTAAGAGTATTGCATCTTCCTTCAAGCAAATTCTTTAGTGAGGATATATTTAAAAGCGGTATAAATTTTGATGGTTCATCTGTTGGCATCAGCAGTATTGAAAAATCAGATATGATATTGATCCCAGATAAAGAAACTTTTTCTATTCTACCGCATGAAAATGATGAAGCAAAGATTATGGCCGATATATACGATGCCAATCTTAACCCTTCTCCTTTTGATTCAAGAAGAATTCTCAAAAGTGCGGTAAAAGAATTAAAAGATTATGAAGTAAAGATATCTCCAGAAATAGAGTTTTATGTTATTAGAGAAGTACATGATATGCCAAAAAAGGGTGGATATTTTGCTCCTCCTCCATTTGATGAAATGAAAAATTTCAGGAAATGTCTATCTGAGATTTTAGCTCAGAGTGGCTACAATATTAAATATCATCACCATGAAACTGGATCAAATCAACATGAAATTGAAATTGGTGAAATGGATGCAATTTCCTCTGCTGATTTCTGTATCTATTTTAAATATATAGCTAGAGAAATTGCAAAAAGGCATGGAATTAAAATTACTTTTATGCCAAAGCCATTTTCTGATGATGCAGGGAGCGGGATGCATATTCATATTTCATTGTATAAAAATGGAAAAAATGTTTTCTATGATAGAAATGATGAATATGGATTGAGCAAAATTGCAAGATTTTTTATTGGAGGTGTTTTAAGTCATGCAAGAGGAATATCTCTTTTATCAAATCCAACCTCAAATTCATATAAGAGGCTTGTTCCAAATTTTGAGGCGCCTGTTTATGTGGCGTGGGCGAGACATAATAGGAGTAGCTTAATAAGGATACCTGCAAAAAAAGAAGTAGATATAGAGATAAGAAATGGTGATCCTTCTGCGAATCCTTATCTATTTTTCTCAGCGGTTATATATGCGGGGATAGATGGAATAAGGAATAAAATCGAATTCGAGCCTGTGGAAGAAAACATATATGAAATGGATGAAGAAGAAATTAAGAGAAGAAAAATAAAAAAGCTTCCATCAACACTTATTGAAGCGGTGGAGGAGTTTGAGAAAGATGAAGTTATAAGAAATGCAATTGGAGAAGCATCTAAAACCATAGTGGAGAGAAAAAGAATGGAATGGAATGAATATATGTTAGAAGTTACACCTGTAGATTATAGATTATATATGGACTGCTGA
- a CDS encoding response regulator — MLVIEDEEPIQELIKEYLSPLKLEIYQAFSGEEGVEKYRELFEKKKKPDIVIMDLKLPGIDGVEATRRILKIDPEANVYGFTAYFGTQWAKELEKAGAKGVIARPVGFDGFREIIKELLNI, encoded by the coding sequence ATGTTAGTTATAGAAGATGAAGAGCCGATTCAGGAGTTAATAAAGGAGTATCTCTCTCCATTGAAGTTGGAAATTTATCAAGCATTTAGTGGTGAAGAAGGAGTAGAAAAATACCGGGAGCTTTTTGAAAAGAAAAAAAAGCCGGATATAGTAATAATGGATTTGAAATTGCCTGGTATAGATGGAGTTGAAGCAACAAGAAGAATATTAAAAATTGACCCTGAAGCAAATGTTTATGGATTCACCGCTTATTTTGGCACACAATGGGCAAAAGAACTAGAAAAAGCGGGAGCAAAAGGGGTAATAGCTCGCCCGGTCGGTTTTGATGGTTTTAGGGAAATAATAAAAGAATTGCTTAACATATAG